From one Thermomicrobiales bacterium genomic stretch:
- a CDS encoding uracil-DNA glycosylase, with product MTNGSGNRTLILDEVAALVRECTLCELCRGRTNAVPGHGSPDAEMMFIGEAPGWNEDKQGIPFIGAAGQFLNELLAAINLDRETVFITNVVKCRPPGNRDPLPDEIAACYPYLETQIRAIDPLLIVTLGRYSMARWFPNERISRIHGEPRRVDDRVIVPMYHPAAALHQGSLRATIQADFERLPIILAQAREDRAKIENVPPQINQARLF from the coding sequence ATGACGAACGGCTCCGGTAATCGGACGTTGATACTTGATGAAGTGGCCGCGCTGGTGAGGGAATGCACGCTCTGTGAGCTGTGTCGCGGCAGAACGAACGCCGTCCCGGGCCACGGATCGCCAGACGCGGAGATGATGTTTATCGGTGAGGCGCCAGGCTGGAACGAAGACAAGCAGGGCATCCCGTTCATCGGGGCTGCCGGCCAGTTTCTCAACGAGCTCCTTGCCGCGATCAACCTTGACCGCGAGACAGTGTTCATTACCAACGTCGTCAAGTGCCGGCCGCCAGGAAACCGCGACCCACTTCCCGACGAGATTGCCGCGTGCTACCCGTACCTGGAGACGCAGATCCGAGCCATCGACCCGCTTCTGATCGTGACGCTAGGGCGTTACTCGATGGCTCGCTGGTTTCCCAACGAGCGCATATCGCGTATCCATGGCGAACCGCGGCGCGTCGATGATCGGGTGATCGTCCCGATGTACCATCCTGCGGCGGCGCTGCACCAGGGTTCGCTCAGAGCCACGATTCAGGCGGACTTCGAGCGCCTGCCGATCATCCTGGCACAGGCCAGAGAGGATCGCGCCAAGATCGAGAACGTTCCGCCACAGATCAATCAGGCACGGCTATTTTGA
- the ligA gene encoding NAD-dependent DNA ligase LigA: MDDAGTQRRVEELRELIRRYNHEYYTLQQPTVSDAEWDALFHELRSLETNHPELVTADSPTQQIGTGPADGFSQVTHEIPMLSLGNVFNREDLERWVQQVYRLSGRERLDFVVEAKFDGVASSLLYRNGRLQRGSTRGDGFVGEDVTANMRTIRDIPTQLMNIGGAPDVLEVRGEIYMRRSEFEAMNVERVARGDAPFANPRNAASGALRQLDPRVTATRPLRLFVYSGVTSANRLPDLHSEILALLGTYGLTTSPDYTICASIDEIWQRCGWWHERRADLDFDIDGVVVKVDDTRLYDEIGAVAREPRWAIAYKFPAMQATTILEGIEINVGRTGSLNPLAHLRPVQIGGVTVSRATLHNEDEIRRLGVKIGDTVIVQRAGDVIPKILSVVESARDGDEVEFSWPTTCPVCGSTIERVEGEAMSYCVNTSGCPAQLRESVAHFVSRGAMDIDGLGAKLAARFVDAGLIRNLADIYHLDWDAILLMEGMGEKSVERLQRSIETSKNQSLSRVLFALGIRHVGERNAQLLADHFGSMASIAGAGLDQLSAVPGVGPVVAQSIHDWFAEPRNAALIASLTAVGLTVEQEGREPPQESEWQGLAVVLTGRLESMTRAEAEERLKQLGARISSSVSRKTNLVVAGQDAGSKADKAREYGVEIIDEAELVKRLDSLAARLSVDAD, translated from the coding sequence ATGGACGACGCCGGGACTCAGCGACGTGTTGAGGAGCTTCGGGAGCTCATCCGTCGCTACAACCACGAGTACTACACTCTCCAGCAACCCACGGTCAGCGACGCGGAATGGGACGCACTGTTTCACGAGCTCCGGTCTCTGGAAACGAATCACCCGGAACTCGTCACGGCTGACTCACCAACGCAACAGATCGGCACAGGCCCAGCCGACGGGTTTTCCCAGGTCACTCACGAAATACCGATGCTGTCGTTGGGCAACGTGTTCAATCGAGAGGATCTCGAGCGCTGGGTGCAGCAGGTATACCGGCTCTCCGGTCGAGAGCGTCTCGACTTCGTCGTCGAGGCCAAATTCGACGGTGTCGCAAGCAGTCTGCTCTACCGAAATGGCCGGCTTCAACGCGGATCCACGCGCGGCGATGGGTTCGTCGGTGAAGATGTCACCGCCAACATGCGCACGATCCGCGACATCCCGACTCAACTGATGAACATCGGCGGCGCGCCCGACGTGCTGGAAGTTCGGGGCGAGATCTACATGCGCCGTAGCGAGTTCGAGGCGATGAATGTGGAACGTGTCGCGCGTGGCGACGCCCCATTCGCCAACCCGCGGAACGCCGCGTCGGGCGCGCTCCGTCAGCTCGACCCCCGCGTCACGGCGACCCGACCATTACGTCTGTTCGTCTATTCGGGCGTCACGTCCGCGAACAGGCTGCCAGATCTCCATTCCGAGATCCTCGCGCTCCTGGGAACCTACGGACTGACGACAAGCCCCGACTACACCATCTGCGCATCGATCGACGAGATCTGGCAACGGTGCGGGTGGTGGCATGAGCGCCGGGCAGACCTGGACTTCGACATCGACGGTGTCGTCGTCAAAGTCGATGACACCCGCCTCTACGATGAAATAGGCGCCGTCGCACGGGAACCGCGCTGGGCGATCGCCTACAAGTTCCCTGCGATGCAAGCAACGACTATCCTGGAGGGCATCGAGATCAACGTCGGGAGAACCGGCAGCCTCAACCCTCTCGCGCATCTTCGCCCGGTCCAGATCGGCGGAGTCACGGTCAGCCGCGCCACGTTGCACAACGAGGATGAGATTCGCCGGCTGGGAGTGAAGATAGGCGACACGGTCATCGTCCAGCGCGCTGGGGACGTCATTCCCAAGATTCTGAGCGTCGTCGAGTCCGCACGGGACGGCGACGAAGTCGAATTCAGCTGGCCGACCACCTGCCCTGTCTGTGGCTCAACAATCGAGCGCGTCGAGGGTGAGGCGATGTCCTACTGTGTCAATACATCCGGCTGCCCCGCCCAGCTCCGGGAAAGCGTCGCGCATTTCGTGTCGCGCGGGGCGATGGATATCGACGGGCTCGGCGCCAAGCTGGCGGCGCGCTTCGTCGATGCTGGCCTTATTCGTAACCTGGCTGACATCTACCATCTCGACTGGGATGCGATCCTCCTCATGGAGGGAATGGGTGAGAAGAGCGTCGAACGACTCCAGCGATCGATCGAGACAAGCAAGAACCAGTCGCTCTCCCGCGTTCTGTTCGCGCTCGGCATCCGGCATGTCGGAGAGCGTAACGCTCAGCTGCTCGCCGATCACTTCGGCTCGATGGCGTCAATCGCTGGTGCTGGTCTGGATCAACTGTCCGCCGTCCCCGGCGTCGGACCGGTCGTCGCCCAGTCGATCCACGACTGGTTCGCCGAACCGCGCAACGCAGCACTGATCGCCTCGCTAACCGCGGTAGGCCTGACCGTCGAGCAAGAAGGCAGAGAACCGCCGCAGGAGTCCGAGTGGCAGGGGCTGGCGGTCGTGCTCACCGGTCGATTGGAGTCGATGACGCGAGCTGAGGCAGAGGAACGGCTGAAACAGCTGGGCGCGCGGATCTCGTCGTCGGTGTCTCGTAAGACGAACCTGGTCGTGGCCGGCCAGGACGCTGGCAGTAAGGCGGACAAGGCCCGCGAGTACGGCGTCGAGATCATCGACGAGGCCGAACTGGTCAAGCGTCTCGACTCGCTCGCGGCGCGATTATCCGTCGATGCTGATTGA
- a CDS encoding exonuclease domain-containing protein — MIPHTDPVEPTQSAAYPHLVDRAVACIEEHGGVIDEILLIARVFGNATNITLWRPLLREILEDHPAVRLRPDGHWTTRSTQKMAAVPAEFVVVDVETTGLKPAQQRIIEVGLIRVSPHGAPFRWSSLVNPERRIPDYIRSLTGIDDQLVAGAPDFRSIAPTIVEIVGDLPLVGHNVEFDIGFLNAELARAGLPKLINQSIDTLALAATLAPETRRLNLGDVARSLGIPAKESHRSSNDATTTLEVFGALLGRAQKHGLVTLEDLTRLNQTRRAPVPVHNAVGRGRSILDTSHLASIPHAPGVYIMRDAADSVIYIGKARDLRKRVASYYSQPLGYTRKMDGLLQTLATIDIEVVGCELEALLLESQLIRRYRPRYNTVQRNVEQYVYVKVDVSNPWPRVVVAKDRSDDGATYFGPFRAASSARKAVELVNDVLPLRTCRRSFADKRSYGSPCLELSLHRCLGPCMGMADPEQYRESVNDVLAFFRGDESRLIARLHARLEETVETLDFERAARLRDRIRQVDTLAREQRGLAVATACPRALLVVPGVETGTRGIWYLLNGRRWAQLTVPDDIPLDILVERLSQVHRRAQLAAKRFRPDHHAVDEMAILARWLRRAPGHPAYLPVDDDSLATACRQAMQVDLTAPFGEGLVAPETDDTDGSEYDRTDDECTDIHVVREG; from the coding sequence ATGATTCCGCACACTGACCCGGTCGAGCCAACCCAGTCGGCAGCCTATCCCCACCTCGTCGATCGAGCCGTCGCCTGTATCGAGGAGCACGGCGGGGTGATCGACGAGATCCTGTTGATCGCTCGTGTGTTCGGCAATGCCACGAACATCACGCTCTGGCGACCGCTCCTGCGAGAGATCCTGGAGGATCATCCCGCGGTTCGGCTTCGCCCGGATGGACACTGGACGACTCGATCGACACAGAAGATGGCAGCGGTTCCAGCTGAGTTTGTCGTCGTCGATGTCGAGACGACCGGGCTGAAGCCGGCCCAGCAGCGGATCATCGAGGTTGGACTCATTCGTGTCTCTCCGCACGGCGCTCCGTTTCGTTGGTCGTCCCTCGTCAATCCCGAACGACGGATACCGGACTACATCCGGTCGCTGACAGGGATCGACGATCAACTGGTCGCAGGCGCGCCCGACTTTCGCTCGATTGCCCCGACGATCGTGGAGATCGTTGGCGACTTGCCCCTGGTTGGACACAACGTTGAGTTCGACATCGGATTCCTCAACGCCGAGTTGGCAAGGGCGGGACTCCCGAAGCTGATCAACCAGAGCATCGATACACTCGCGCTCGCGGCAACGCTCGCTCCTGAAACCCGCCGGCTGAATCTCGGAGATGTCGCCCGGTCCCTGGGGATTCCTGCGAAAGAGTCCCACCGGTCCTCCAACGACGCTACGACCACGCTGGAGGTGTTTGGCGCGTTGCTCGGCCGGGCGCAGAAGCACGGGTTGGTGACGCTGGAGGATCTAACGCGTCTGAACCAGACTCGCCGCGCCCCTGTCCCGGTTCATAACGCGGTTGGTCGGGGCCGCTCGATTCTGGATACTTCCCATCTTGCGTCCATCCCCCATGCTCCAGGTGTCTATATCATGCGCGATGCCGCTGACTCGGTGATCTACATCGGCAAGGCGCGTGACCTGCGCAAGCGAGTGGCGAGCTACTACTCCCAGCCATTGGGGTACACGCGAAAGATGGACGGGTTGCTCCAGACGCTTGCGACGATCGACATCGAAGTCGTTGGATGCGAGCTCGAGGCGCTCCTCCTCGAGTCGCAACTGATCCGACGATATCGGCCGCGGTACAACACGGTCCAGCGTAACGTCGAACAATACGTCTACGTGAAAGTTGATGTCTCAAATCCGTGGCCACGCGTCGTCGTTGCGAAAGACCGGTCAGACGATGGCGCCACGTACTTCGGGCCGTTTCGCGCCGCGTCGAGCGCGCGTAAGGCCGTCGAGCTCGTGAATGATGTGCTCCCGCTGCGAACGTGCCGTCGCTCGTTTGCTGACAAGCGCTCATATGGGTCACCGTGCCTGGAGTTGAGCCTGCATCGTTGTCTCGGCCCGTGCATGGGCATGGCGGATCCCGAACAGTACCGCGAGAGCGTGAATGACGTGCTCGCGTTCTTCCGGGGGGACGAGAGCCGGTTGATCGCGCGTCTCCATGCCCGCCTCGAGGAGACCGTCGAGACGCTGGATTTCGAGCGAGCGGCTCGGCTCCGCGATCGCATACGACAGGTCGATACGCTGGCGCGCGAGCAGCGCGGGCTGGCTGTCGCTACCGCCTGTCCCCGAGCATTGCTCGTTGTTCCTGGTGTAGAAACGGGGACTCGCGGAATCTGGTATCTGTTGAACGGACGACGTTGGGCGCAGTTGACTGTTCCGGACGACATTCCGCTGGACATACTGGTTGAACGACTCAGCCAGGTTCACCGACGCGCGCAACTCGCGGCGAAGAGGTTTCGGCCAGATCATCACGCTGTCGACGAGATGGCGATCCTCGCCCGTTGGCTACGACGCGCTCCAGGCCACCCGGCCTATCTTCCGGTCGACGATGACTCACTCGCCACAGCCTGCCGCCAGGCGATGCAGGTGGATCTGACGGCTCCATTTGGTGAGGGGTTGGTTGCACCAGAGACTGACGACACAGACGGTTCCGAGTACGATAGGACAGACGACGAGTGTACGGACATCCATGTGGTGCGCGAGGGGTGA
- the carB gene encoding carbamoyl-phosphate synthase large subunit has protein sequence MTDRIKRVLVIGSGPIVIGQAAEFDYAGTQACRALREEGIETILVNSNPATIMTDEDVADVVYIEPLIPEVLRRIIIRERPDGLLPTLGGQTGLNLAVQLADLGILDQYNVKLLGTPLSAIQQAEDRELFKQLLEDIGEPVMESVIVHTVPEACAFAEIADFPLIIRPAYTLGGTGGGIAYTMSELEEIARSGIAASPIHQVLIERSLLGWKEIEYEVIRDGADNAITVCNMENLDPMGVHTGDSIVVAPSQTLSDREFQMLRASALKIIRALGIEGGCNVQYALDPDSFAYQVIEVNPRVSRSSALASKATGYPIARVAAKIAIGKRLDEIPNTVTQQTTAAFEPALDYCVVKIPRWPFDKFRRADRSLGTQMKATGEVMAIDRSFAAALQKAARSLESDAPDLLWENSAWTDHSTLLAAIQQPNDERLWALATALRRGVAEAEIVALSSIDPWFVHELARIVEMERRIGQAPLTDDLLWEAKRFGFSDEQISAINGTPETDIRDRRYAAGITPVYKMVDTCAAEFEAATPYYYSTYEEEDEAPPIAAAKAVVIGSGPIRIGQGIEFDYCSVQAAQSLRHAGTAAIMINSNPETVSTDFDTSDRLYFESLDRESVGEVLRHEGCEDLTTVPVILQFGGQTAINLATPLTDRGVPILGSSVDTIDLAENRERFEAFLTRIGIPQPPGTAVMTLDAAIDVADRLGYPVLVRPSYVLGGRAMEVVHSADYLARYLATSVDFQSGHPILIDRYLEGKEVEVDAICDGVDVLVPGIMEHIERAGVHSGDSYAVYPGVNLYPSEVERLVEYTTRIALELGVIGLVNIQYVIHAGRLYVLEVNPRGSRTVPFLSKATGVPIIEIATRAMLGISLREQGYSGGLWPRQPLVAVKAPVFSMAKLRGVEVNLGPEMKSTGEAMGIDRDFSSAFYKAMLASGLALKPREAVLVSVADRDKADTIEMLERLTRMGCQLYATEGTAVMIERYGMPVQMVTKRIGRGRPDMLDVILDGTVQGVINTPGPANSEVLDGFQIRRAAVERGIPCITSIDTARAVVNAMERATGAYTIQPLPTYRQRVTVGY, from the coding sequence TGAGGAGGGCATCGAGACGATTCTCGTCAACTCCAATCCGGCGACGATCATGACCGATGAAGACGTTGCCGACGTTGTCTACATCGAGCCACTCATCCCCGAGGTGTTGCGGCGCATCATTATCCGCGAGCGCCCCGATGGGCTCCTTCCGACACTCGGCGGTCAGACCGGATTGAATCTTGCTGTTCAGCTCGCGGATCTCGGCATCCTCGATCAGTACAACGTCAAGCTGCTCGGGACACCACTCTCCGCGATTCAGCAGGCCGAGGATCGCGAGCTCTTCAAACAGTTGCTAGAGGATATCGGTGAGCCGGTGATGGAGAGCGTCATCGTGCACACCGTTCCCGAAGCATGCGCATTCGCCGAGATTGCCGACTTCCCGTTGATCATCCGGCCGGCGTACACCCTGGGCGGCACGGGTGGTGGGATCGCGTACACCATGTCCGAGCTAGAGGAGATCGCGCGGAGCGGCATCGCAGCCAGCCCGATTCACCAGGTGCTCATCGAACGCTCACTGCTCGGCTGGAAAGAGATCGAATACGAGGTGATCCGCGACGGGGCGGACAACGCCATCACCGTCTGCAATATGGAGAATCTCGACCCGATGGGCGTTCACACCGGCGACTCGATCGTCGTTGCGCCGAGCCAGACGCTCTCCGATCGTGAGTTCCAGATGCTTCGTGCGTCCGCCCTCAAGATCATTCGGGCGCTCGGCATCGAGGGCGGCTGTAATGTCCAGTACGCGCTCGACCCAGATTCATTTGCGTACCAGGTGATCGAGGTCAATCCCCGTGTAAGTCGCTCGTCTGCGCTGGCGTCGAAGGCAACCGGTTACCCGATTGCGCGGGTCGCGGCCAAAATTGCGATCGGCAAGCGGCTCGACGAGATCCCGAATACTGTCACGCAACAGACAACAGCGGCGTTCGAGCCTGCGCTCGACTATTGTGTCGTCAAGATCCCGCGCTGGCCATTCGACAAGTTTCGCCGCGCAGATCGCTCACTCGGCACGCAGATGAAGGCGACAGGCGAGGTGATGGCGATCGATCGCTCGTTTGCGGCGGCGCTGCAAAAGGCGGCACGGTCGCTCGAAAGTGATGCCCCAGACCTGCTCTGGGAGAACTCAGCATGGACTGACCACAGCACGCTTCTCGCCGCCATCCAGCAGCCGAATGATGAACGGCTCTGGGCACTGGCGACCGCATTGCGACGAGGAGTCGCCGAAGCGGAGATTGTCGCGCTGTCGTCGATTGACCCATGGTTCGTCCATGAGCTGGCGCGGATCGTTGAGATGGAGCGACGCATCGGACAGGCTCCATTGACCGACGACCTGCTCTGGGAAGCGAAACGCTTCGGGTTCTCAGACGAGCAGATCAGCGCGATCAACGGGACGCCGGAAACGGATATCCGCGATCGACGCTACGCGGCAGGAATCACGCCAGTCTATAAGATGGTCGACACATGCGCCGCGGAGTTCGAGGCCGCGACGCCGTATTACTACAGCACGTACGAGGAAGAGGATGAAGCCCCGCCAATTGCTGCCGCCAAAGCGGTCGTCATTGGCTCAGGGCCGATTCGAATCGGTCAGGGGATCGAGTTCGACTACTGCAGCGTTCAGGCAGCCCAGTCGCTGCGGCACGCCGGCACCGCCGCGATCATGATCAACTCCAATCCTGAGACAGTCTCGACGGATTTCGATACCTCCGACCGGCTGTACTTCGAGTCGTTGGATCGCGAATCGGTTGGTGAAGTGCTACGTCACGAAGGCTGTGAGGATCTGACGACCGTGCCGGTCATCCTCCAGTTCGGTGGGCAGACGGCAATCAACCTGGCGACCCCGCTGACCGACCGGGGCGTGCCAATTCTCGGCTCCAGTGTCGATACGATCGACCTGGCCGAGAATCGAGAGCGGTTCGAGGCGTTCCTGACGCGGATTGGTATTCCCCAACCGCCTGGCACCGCAGTGATGACGCTCGATGCGGCGATCGACGTCGCCGATCGACTCGGCTACCCGGTCCTCGTTCGGCCGTCATACGTGCTCGGCGGACGCGCGATGGAAGTCGTGCATTCGGCCGATTACCTGGCTCGGTACCTTGCGACGAGCGTCGATTTCCAGAGTGGCCACCCGATTCTTATCGACCGCTATCTCGAGGGCAAGGAGGTCGAGGTCGACGCGATCTGTGACGGCGTCGATGTGCTGGTCCCCGGCATCATGGAGCATATCGAGCGCGCTGGCGTCCACTCGGGCGATTCATACGCGGTCTATCCCGGCGTGAATCTCTATCCCAGTGAGGTGGAGCGTCTCGTCGAATACACCACACGGATTGCGCTCGAGCTCGGCGTCATCGGTCTTGTGAACATTCAGTATGTGATTCACGCGGGTCGTCTCTATGTTCTGGAGGTCAACCCTCGTGGAAGCCGGACGGTGCCATTCCTTTCGAAGGCGACCGGCGTCCCGATCATCGAGATTGCGACGCGAGCAATGCTCGGTATTTCATTACGCGAGCAAGGCTATTCCGGTGGACTCTGGCCGCGCCAGCCACTCGTTGCCGTCAAGGCGCCCGTGTTCTCGATGGCGAAGCTTCGCGGCGTCGAGGTCAATCTCGGCCCGGAGATGAAATCGACAGGCGAAGCGATGGGAATTGACCGCGACTTTTCGTCCGCGTTCTACAAGGCGATGCTTGCATCCGGCCTGGCACTTAAGCCACGTGAGGCGGTGTTAGTCAGCGTCGCGGATCGGGACAAGGCCGATACGATCGAGATGCTCGAACGGCTCACCCGGATGGGTTGCCAACTCTATGCGACAGAAGGCACCGCCGTGATGATTGAGCGATATGGGATGCCCGTCCAGATGGTGACGAAGCGTATCGGTCGGGGCCGGCCAGATATGCTCGATGTCATCCTCGACGGCACGGTGCAGGGAGTCATCAATACCCCCGGCCCGGCGAATAGCGAGGTGCTGGACGGGTTCCAGATCCGGCGCGCGGCAGTCGAACGAGGCATCCCGTGTATCACGTCGATCGACACAGCGCGGGCTGTCGTCAACGCAATGGAGCGCGCAACCGGCGCCTACACCATCCAGCCGCTCCCGACGTATCGCCAGCGGGTAACCGTCGGCTATTGA
- the pyrE gene encoding orotate phosphoribosyltransferase, with the protein MSGGFLDQLRAIGALKSGHFLLASGRHSGEYVEKFDLLRNPRATESACHELVIKLGAGADVDLVVGPTTGGILLAFEIGRQLGLPAAYAERATEGSNERAFKRGTTIAPGTRVLLVDDILTTGGSIRETLIALGQVEADVRAIAVLVDRSGGAVSFSAPLVPLASLSIETWPAGDCPLCQSGQPLTKPGSTASSSQD; encoded by the coding sequence GTGAGTGGTGGGTTTCTTGACCAGCTGCGGGCAATCGGCGCGCTGAAGAGTGGCCACTTTCTGCTGGCGTCTGGACGTCATAGCGGTGAGTATGTCGAGAAGTTCGATCTGTTACGAAACCCTCGGGCGACTGAATCTGCCTGCCACGAGCTTGTCATAAAGCTGGGTGCGGGCGCCGATGTGGATCTCGTCGTCGGCCCGACTACCGGCGGCATCCTCCTCGCGTTCGAGATCGGCCGGCAGTTGGGCCTGCCTGCCGCGTATGCCGAACGCGCAACGGAGGGATCCAACGAGCGGGCGTTCAAGCGTGGAACGACGATCGCGCCCGGAACGCGGGTGCTGCTGGTCGACGATATTCTGACGACTGGTGGTTCGATCCGTGAGACGCTGATCGCGCTGGGACAGGTCGAAGCGGATGTCCGGGCAATTGCGGTCCTCGTGGATCGCTCGGGCGGCGCGGTCTCGTTCAGCGCGCCGCTCGTTCCGCTCGCGTCCTTATCGATCGAGACCTGGCCGGCGGGGGATTGTCCGTTGTGTCAATCAGGCCAGCCGCTGACGAAGCCCGGCTCTACCGCGAGCTCCAGCCAGGACTAG
- a CDS encoding DNA translocase FtsK 4TM domain-containing protein, with translation MAARANMKMNKARDAASEETARGKIVEFPPDRPASAATDERAPRISVAPRLRDELLAFGVFTVAVVAALPIVGLAGHSALSLAGDFFGLVLGKAAIAVPFGLSIIAVELWRAGEAAQRTRRIVGGATTLLAIVGLLGLNGRNNDVEAAGGYIGLGVARGLMAVVGEVGAAVVLLAVGVVGVFLVTGYDTREIVDSWRRVRPRSRASKETPEPEWAVETESLGALATEAYAVAEPTEALDVTPPRITPVAPAKPVINRPKLERAPSASSVLPPADEESAPPAHRGVWNLPSIDLLKIYESIEPDGPELEAKARRIEKTLASFKVDATVREIFPGPAVTLFTLEPGSGVKVRRITELQNDLALALAAMSLRIEAPVPGMARVGLEIPNGSISTVGLREVLDSATFGKSKAKIPLPLGRDVNGRCVIGDLTRMPHLLIAGATGSGKSVCINSIIATFLLTKSPDDLKMIMIDPKMVELSGYEGVPHLKAPVITEMDKVVPALRAVLREMERRYQTFSRLGVRNIDGYELRRSTDPTMEKLPYLVVIIDELADLMMTTPDEVETLLVRLAQMARATGIHLLIATQRPSVDVLTGLIKANVPARIAFAVSSQIDSRVILDMPGAERLLGRGDMLFMPADAAKPHRVQGSFVDDQELQALVKHWKLLSPEMQYEQEWVQLPTEDDDEDATEDPLFEQALSIVKQQGTASASMLQRRLRIGYNRAARLIEAMEDEGYIGPADGSRGRTVLISDDWDEA, from the coding sequence ATGGCAGCGCGGGCGAACATGAAAATGAACAAGGCACGTGATGCTGCGTCGGAGGAAACCGCCCGAGGCAAGATCGTCGAGTTTCCACCCGACCGCCCGGCGTCGGCTGCGACGGACGAGCGAGCGCCGAGAATCTCCGTCGCGCCTCGTCTGCGTGATGAGCTTCTCGCGTTTGGCGTGTTCACGGTGGCGGTTGTGGCCGCGTTGCCGATCGTTGGGCTGGCCGGCCACAGCGCGCTGTCGCTGGCAGGCGACTTCTTCGGGCTGGTGCTTGGCAAAGCGGCGATTGCAGTGCCATTCGGGCTATCCATTATCGCCGTCGAGCTGTGGCGGGCTGGTGAAGCTGCCCAACGCACGCGACGAATCGTCGGAGGCGCGACAACACTGCTTGCGATCGTTGGCCTGCTGGGCCTCAACGGACGCAATAACGACGTCGAAGCCGCCGGTGGCTATATCGGGCTCGGTGTCGCGCGTGGGTTGATGGCCGTTGTCGGCGAAGTCGGCGCGGCAGTGGTTCTCCTTGCGGTCGGCGTCGTCGGAGTCTTCCTCGTTACTGGCTATGACACTCGAGAGATCGTTGATTCATGGCGCAGGGTTCGACCGCGCTCTCGCGCCAGCAAGGAGACGCCCGAACCGGAATGGGCGGTTGAGACCGAGTCTCTCGGCGCGCTCGCCACTGAAGCCTACGCTGTCGCGGAGCCGACCGAGGCACTTGATGTAACGCCGCCACGGATCACACCGGTAGCCCCTGCCAAGCCGGTTATTAACCGGCCGAAGTTGGAGCGCGCGCCGAGCGCTTCGTCAGTCCTACCTCCGGCTGACGAAGAGAGCGCGCCGCCGGCGCATCGTGGCGTCTGGAATCTCCCATCGATTGATCTGTTGAAGATCTATGAAAGCATCGAGCCAGACGGGCCGGAGCTTGAGGCTAAGGCGCGTCGTATCGAGAAGACCCTCGCGTCGTTCAAGGTTGATGCGACCGTTCGTGAGATCTTTCCAGGGCCGGCGGTGACGCTGTTTACCCTCGAGCCAGGCTCAGGCGTAAAGGTGCGGCGGATCACGGAACTGCAAAATGACCTTGCATTGGCTCTCGCGGCAATGTCATTGCGCATCGAAGCTCCGGTGCCCGGTATGGCCCGGGTGGGTCTCGAGATCCCGAATGGCAGTATTTCCACTGTCGGACTTCGCGAGGTGCTTGACTCGGCGACATTCGGAAAGAGTAAGGCCAAGATCCCGCTCCCGCTGGGCCGCGACGTCAACGGGCGCTGTGTTATCGGTGACCTGACGCGGATGCCGCACCTGCTGATTGCTGGCGCGACCGGTTCGGGAAAGAGCGTCTGCATCAACAGCATCATCGCGACTTTCCTGCTCACGAAGTCGCCTGATGATCTCAAGATGATCATGATCGATCCGAAGATGGTCGAGCTCTCAGGGTACGAGGGTGTGCCACACCTCAAGGCGCCGGTCATTACGGAGATGGACAAGGTCGTCCCCGCGCTGCGCGCAGTGCTTCGCGAGATGGAGCGCCGTTACCAGACGTTCTCGCGACTCGGCGTTCGCAATATCGACGGCTACGAGCTGCGCCGGTCGACTGACCCGACGATGGAGAAGCTTCCATACCTCGTTGTGATCATCGATGAGCTCGCTGACCTTATGATGACAACGCCCGACGAGGTCGAGACGCTACTTGTGCGGTTGGCTCAAATGGCCAGAGCCACGGGGATCCACCTGTTGATCGCGACCCAGCGGCCTTCAGTGGATGTGCTTACCGGACTCATCAAGGCCAACGTCCCGGCCCGGATCGCATTTGCCGTGTCGTCGCAGATCGATAGTCGCGTCATCCTGGACATGCCCGGAGCCGAACGGCTTCTCGGCCGTGGCGACATGCTTTTCATGCCGGCCGACGCGGCAAAGCCACATCGAGTTCAAGGGTCGTTCGTCGATGACCAGGAGCTGCAGGCGCTCGTGAAGCACTGGAAGCTGCTGTCGCCCGAGATGCAGTACGAGCAAGAGTGGGTGCAGCTTCCGACGGAGGACGACGATGAGGATGCGACCGAGGATCCTCTGTTCGAGCAGGCACTATCGATTGTGAAGCAACAGGGAACGGCGTCTGCGTCAATGCTCCAGCGTCGACTACGCATCGGCTACAACCGCGCCGCGAGGCTGATCGAGGCGATGGAGGACGAGGGCTACATCGGCCCGGCAGACGGTTCCCGTGGTCGGACCGTGCTCATCTCTGATGACTGGGATGAAGCGTAA